CCATCTCAGGCAGAAGCTGTATGGCGCAAAGTTTGCCCCGGCTCATCGAAAAAGCTCCGCCGGAAAGCTTTCCTTGCGATTTACATGGATGAAAAAATACTCGGTCTTTTCCCTTGGGATGTTTCCAGGGTCCACGTAAAAGAGCTTTTTGGACTTATCCGGCAGATAGGCCCGATACCCAAGGCTTTCCAGGAAATCGAACACTGCCCGCAAGGGCACCTTGTTCCTGTCGCAGCAGAGCTTGTCCACCTCGCAGTAGATGGTGGGGTGAAACCGGGTAAGAACCCTGGTCCCGGCCCGAAAGACCTTGAGTTCCGCGCCTTCCACGTCGCACTTTATGAAATCCAGGCGGCCAACTCCGTTTTCCTCGCAAAAGGCGTCCAGGGTGCTGACCCCTACGGTCTCGGTCTTGTGCGGGTCCTCATTTTCACCGTCCAGATGTCCGCAGGCGCTCTTGGGCTTCCAGCCGTCTTTTAGGGGGATGGTAATTTCAGCAGTTCCGGGCGAATCCGACAGGGCCTTGTCCACTATGATCACCTGGGAAAGGCTCCTCACGGATTTCATCTGGGTCAGAATCTTTCGCGGATACTGCTGGGGCTCGAAGCTGTAAACCCGGCCCTTGGGACCCGCGAGGGCGGCGGCGAGGCTGGTGAACCGGCCCACGTTGGCCCCGATGTCGAACACCGTGTCGCCTTTTTG
The Deltaproteobacteria bacterium genome window above contains:
- a CDS encoding FkbM family methyltransferase, yielding MKKLVRRLIGDENYLKTFGYISDIYQSVFLKIKEEGTAMVPNFIQKGDTVFDIGANVGRFTSLAAALAGPKGRVYSFEPQQYPRKILTQMKSVRSLSQVIIVDKALSDSPGTAEITIPLKDGWKPKSACGHLDGENEDPHKTETVGVSTLDAFCEENGVGRLDFIKCDVEGAELKVFRAGTRVLTRFHPTIYCEVDKLCCDRNKVPLRAVFDFLESLGYRAYLPDKSKKLFYVDPGNIPREKTEYFFIHVNRKESFPAELFR